A genomic region of Arachis stenosperma cultivar V10309 chromosome 9, arast.V10309.gnm1.PFL2, whole genome shotgun sequence contains the following coding sequences:
- the LOC130949439 gene encoding probable 1-deoxy-D-xylulose-5-phosphate synthase 2, chloroplastic, producing MPPWGYDQVAHDVVLQKLPVRFALDRAGLVGADGPTHCGVFDTTFIACLPNMVVMAPSNEIELMHMVATAVAIDDRPSCFRFPRGNGVGSILPNNNKGTPLEVGKSRVLKEGSKVALVGYGTMVQSYVAVAKVLEAHCISTTVADARVCKPLNGPLMMQLAREHEILITVEEGSIGRFGSHVSHFLGLNGLPDGNLKWRAMTLPDRYIEHGSQKDQIQAAGLSSNHIAATALSLTNVQWDNRLLLSMQI from the exons ATGCCGCCATGGGGGTATGATCAGGTGGCACATGATGTGGTCCTTCAGAAGCTTCCGGTGAGATTCGCTCTCGATAGAGCTGGCCTAGTTGGTGCTGATGGCCCAACTCATTGTGGCGTATTTGACACAACCTTCATAGCTTGTTTGCCAAACATGGTGGTTATGGCTCCTTCTAATGAAATCGAACTCATGCACATGGTAGCCACTGCTGTAGCCATAGATGACAGGCCTAGTTGCTTTAGGTTCCCGAGAGGGAATGGCGTTGGTTCCATTCTTCCAAATAACAACAAAGGCACGCCATTGGAGGTTGGTAAAAGTAGGGTGTTGAAAGAGGGAAGCAAGGTAGCTCTAGTTGGATATGGAACAATGGTACAAAGCTATGTGGCGGTAGCAAAGGTTCTTGAAGCACACTGCATCTCAACAACTGTGGCTGATGCTCGAGTTTGCAAGCCTCTTAATGGACCATTGATGATGCAACTTGCAAGAGAGCATGAAATCTTGATAACAGTTGAAGAGGGTTCCATTGGAAGGTTTGGTTCTCATGTTTCTCATTTCCTTGGCCTCAATGGACTCCCTGATGGCAACCTTAAG TGGCGAGCCATGACTCTACCAGATAGATACATTGAGCATGGATCTCAAAAGGATCAAATTCAAGCAGCGGGGTTGAGTTCAAACCATATTGCAGCTACTGCTTTGTCATTAACCAATGTTCAATGGGACAATCGTTTGCTTCTCAGCATGCAAATATGA